The DNA segment AGAAATCGATATGCCTATTTTGATCATGTTTCAGCAGACTACCATGTAGATACTCACAAGGAACGAGCAGTTTGGAACAGCGGATACTCTTACAGAAATGACGGTGTAGACATTGGAATAGAGAATGATGCCACTTATGTTGGTTGGACAGAAGATGGAGAGTGGTTAAAATATACGATTCAAATAGCATCTTCAGGGGTTTATTCGATAGAGGTTAATTATTCAGCAGAAGAACATGATGGAGCTTTAGAGTTGACTAAAAACCATATAGTATTAGGTGAGGCGATCTTACCTAAGAATGGAAAACCATTTGATTGGAGAACAGTTGAAATGAAGAATATCAGTCTCTCAGAAGGAAACAATGAACTCGTATTTAAAATCAAAAAAGGGGGAATTCACCTGAAAGATTTTGTGATTAAAAAAGCCAAAGAATTATAATCAACCTACCGTTTCATAATAAAGCTCCTATTGTACTAAACCAGTATAATAGGAGCTTTTTTAGTCTTATTTTGAATGTTTATACACTTGATTTTCTTAACTTCTAAGAAGGATTATCGTTATGCAAAAATACATCCCATAAAATGTGACTTTAACTAGCTTAGTTGACACATTAATTGTGATACACTTCAATAACCTTTAGACATATAAAGAATGAAAACATACGATGTAATAATTATTGGTGGAGGCCAAGCGGGAATATCAGTAGCTTATTTTTTAAGAAGATATAAACTTGATTACTTAATTCTCGATAGCCAGGAAACTCCAGGAGGTAGATGGAACCAAGTATGGGATTCTCTGCATTTATTTTCTCCAAGAGAATATTCATCATTATCGGGGTGGCAATTTCCTAAAAATAAAGAAGTGTACGCTCCTAAAGATGAGGTGATTGATTATTACACAAAGTATGAATCTCGTTATGAATTAAATGTTGAAAGGCCTGTTGAGGTTGACAAAGTAAAGTTTGAAGATGGTATATATAAGATATCTTCAAATAAAGGTGATTTTATGGCAAAGGCTGTTGTGGTGGCTACAGGTGCTAACAATATACCAGAGATACCTAATATTAAAAATAAGGACCAATATAAAGGCATTCAAATGCACTCTTTAGACTATAGAACCCCAAATGATTTTGTAGGAAAGAAAACATTAATTCTCGGTGGAGGTAACTCGGGTGCACAGATTTTAGCAGAGGTATCTGAACATACGGAAACAGTTTGGGCAACATTACAAGAGCCTCAATTCTTACCAGATGATCAAGATGGGAGGTATTTATTTACTCGTTCTAATGAAGCTTATCTAAACGGTAAAACGGATGTTAGTTTAAAGGATGATTTAGGTAAGATTGTAATGGTAGCCCCTGTAAAGGAAGCAAGGGAACGAGATGTATTACACGCAAGAAAATCTGATTTCGAATTTACTGAGGATGGTGTGATCTGGGGAAATGGTGAAGAAGAAAAATTTGATGCTGTTATTTATTCCACTGGATTTAAACCTGACCTAAGCTTATTATCTTCATTAGATGTCATTGAGGATAATAAAATAGCTACAAATGAGACAGAATCAATAAAACAAAAAGGTTTATACTTAGTCGGTTTAGGAAACTGGACTGGTTATGCATCGGCTACAATTTATGGTGTGGGGAAAACAGCTAGAGATACAGCTCAGAAAATAGCGAATTATTTAGATAAATGATAAAAAAATATATAGCATAAAAAACGCCCATGAATAAAACATGGGCGTTTATCATATACACTAAATTCTATTAATGCATCACAACTTCTTTAGAAGCCCCTTTAGGGTAGCGTATTTCCTCTACCATATCTGTGACTTCTTCAGGTGGTGTTGCTGTAAACTGAGCAACAATGACTGAAACAATCACATTGATGATCATTGCAATTGTACCAAAACCTTCGGGTGAAATACCGAACCACCAATCTTCAGGAGTTGTGTCTCCAAATGTATTGAATTTAAAACGTAGAATATAGAAGATCATACTTCCTAGACCGGCTATCATTCCACTGATTGCACCTTCCTTGTTCATCCTTTTGTAGAAAATTCCAAGGATAATAGCAGGGAAAAATGATGCAGCCGCTAGTCCAAATGCCAATGCAACAACTGCCGCGACAAAACCAGGAGGGTTAATACCAAAGTACCCCGCAACAACCACTGCACATGCCGCCGCCGCTCTTGCAGCGATCAGTTCTCCTTTTTCGGATATATTTGGCATCAGTTGTTTCTTTAGTAAATCATGTGATACAGATGCTGAAATGACTAATAATAAACCTGCAGCGGTAGATAATGCTGCAGCTAATGCTC comes from the Flammeovirga agarivorans genome and includes:
- a CDS encoding ArsO family NAD(P)H-dependent flavin-containing monooxygenase — its product is MKTYDVIIIGGGQAGISVAYFLRRYKLDYLILDSQETPGGRWNQVWDSLHLFSPREYSSLSGWQFPKNKEVYAPKDEVIDYYTKYESRYELNVERPVEVDKVKFEDGIYKISSNKGDFMAKAVVVATGANNIPEIPNIKNKDQYKGIQMHSLDYRTPNDFVGKKTLILGGGNSGAQILAEVSEHTETVWATLQEPQFLPDDQDGRYLFTRSNEAYLNGKTDVSLKDDLGKIVMVAPVKEARERDVLHARKSDFEFTEDGVIWGNGEEEKFDAVIYSTGFKPDLSLLSSLDVIEDNKIATNETESIKQKGLYLVGLGNWTGYASATIYGVGKTARDTAQKIANYLDK